One Rhea pennata isolate bPtePen1 chromosome 3, bPtePen1.pri, whole genome shotgun sequence DNA segment encodes these proteins:
- the ALDH8A1 gene encoding 2-aminomuconic semialdehyde dehydrogenase isoform X1, which translates to MSSSKTLLVLENFIAGKFVPCSSYIDSYNPSTGDVYCRVPDSGKEEVDAAVRAAKDAFPIWSSKSPLERSQILNKLADLIEHDLEAFAQAESKDQGKTITFARTVDIPRAVHNFRFFASSILHHTTECTEMAAVGCLHYTSRTPVGIAGLISPWNLPLYLLTWKIAPAIACGNTVVAKPSEMTSVTAWMMCKLFGKAGIPHGVVNMVFGTGPRAGEAIVCHPDVPLISFTGSTLTAQRIIEKSAPHCKKLSLELGGKNPALVFDDADLNQCIPATVRSSFANQGEICLCTSRIFVQKGIYNEFLKRFVAETKKWKVGNPSDPTVDVGALISKEHLEKVRNYVKKAQAEGANILCGEGVDSLELSSGNKKGYFMLPTIITEIKDESCCMQEEIFGPVTCVVEFDTEEEVIERANSVKYGLAATVWSSNVSRVHRVAQRLQSGLVWTNCWLVRDLNLPFGGMKASGVGREGAKDSYEFFTEVKTITIKH; encoded by the exons ATGTCTTCCTCAAAGACTCTCTTAGTGCTGGAAAACTTTATAGCTGGCAAGTTTGTTCCTTGTTCCTCCTATATAGACTCCTATAATCCGTCAACAGGAGATGTCTACTGCAGGGTGCCGGACAGTGGCAAAGAAGAG GTGGATGCTGCTGTCAGAGCTGCCAAAGATGCCTTCCCAATTTGGTCCTCAAAAAGTCCATTGGAAAGATCTCAGATCCTGAACAAACTGGCAGACCTGATTGAACATGATCTGGAAGCGTTTGCACAAGCGGAGTCAAAGGATCAGG GTAAAACTATTACATTTGCTAGGACAGTGGACATCCCTCGGGCAGTGCACAACTTCCGATTCTTCGCCTCTTCCATCCTTCATCACACAACAGAGTGCACTGAGATGGCAGCCGTGGGCTGCCTGCATTACACTTCGAGGACTCCTGTGGGAATTG CTGGTTTAATCAGTCCTTGGAATTTGCCACTGTACTTGTTGACCTGGAAAATAGCTCCTGCCATTGCATGTGGAAATACTGTAGTTGCCAAGCCAAGTGAGATGACATCTGTCACAGCTTGGATGATGTGTAAGCTCTTTGGAAAAGCAG GAATACCCCATGGAGTGGTGAACATGGTGTTTGGAACGGGTCCCAGGGCGGGAGAAGCTATTGTATGCCATCCTGACGTGCCGCTGATCTCCTTCACGGGAAGCACGCTCACGGCCCAACGTATCATAGAGAAAAGTGCGCCTCACTGCAAAAAGCTTTCCCTGGAACTGGGAGGCAAGAATCCCGCCCTCGTCTTTGATGATGCTGACTTGAATCAATGCATCCCCGCCACCGTGAGGTCCAGCTTTGCCAACCAG GGTGAGATCTGTCTCTGCACCTCCAGGATCTTTGTTCAGAAGGGCATATATAATGAGTTTTTGAAGAGATTTGTAGCAGAGACTAAGAAGTGGAAGGTTGGAAACCCCTCAGACCCTACTGTCGATGTGGGAGCATTAATAAGTAAAGAACATCTAGAAAAG GTAAGGAACTATGTGAAGAAAGCCCAGGCTGAAGGAGCCAATATCCTCTGTGGAGAAGGAGTGGATTCCTTGGAGCTCTCATCTGGCAACAAGAAAGGATATTTCATGCTGCCTACAATTATTACAGAAATCAAGGACGAATCTTGTTGCATGCAAGAAGAGATCTTTGGTCCTGTAACATGTGTGGTAGAGTTTGATACAGAAGAAGAAGTGATTGAAAGAGCCAACAGTGTCAAATATGGCTTGGCAGCCACTGTGTGGTCCAGCAATGTGAGCCGCGTTCATCGGGTGGCACAAAGACTACAGTCTGGATTGGTGTGGACCAACTGCTGGCTTGTTAGAGACCTGAACTTGCCATTTGGTGGGATGAAAGCCTCAGGTGTAGGAAGGGAAGGAGCAAAGGATTCCTACGAATTCTTCACTGAGGTCAAAACCATCACAATAAAGCACTAA
- the ALDH8A1 gene encoding 2-aminomuconic semialdehyde dehydrogenase isoform X2 encodes MSSSKTLLVLENFIAGKFVPCSSYIDSYNPSTGDVYCRVPDSGKEEVDAAVRAAKDAFPIWSSKSPLERSQILNKLADLIEHDLEAFAQAESKDQGKTITFARTVDIPRAVHNFRFFASSILHHTTECTEMAAVGCLHYTSRTPVGIGIPHGVVNMVFGTGPRAGEAIVCHPDVPLISFTGSTLTAQRIIEKSAPHCKKLSLELGGKNPALVFDDADLNQCIPATVRSSFANQGEICLCTSRIFVQKGIYNEFLKRFVAETKKWKVGNPSDPTVDVGALISKEHLEKVRNYVKKAQAEGANILCGEGVDSLELSSGNKKGYFMLPTIITEIKDESCCMQEEIFGPVTCVVEFDTEEEVIERANSVKYGLAATVWSSNVSRVHRVAQRLQSGLVWTNCWLVRDLNLPFGGMKASGVGREGAKDSYEFFTEVKTITIKH; translated from the exons ATGTCTTCCTCAAAGACTCTCTTAGTGCTGGAAAACTTTATAGCTGGCAAGTTTGTTCCTTGTTCCTCCTATATAGACTCCTATAATCCGTCAACAGGAGATGTCTACTGCAGGGTGCCGGACAGTGGCAAAGAAGAG GTGGATGCTGCTGTCAGAGCTGCCAAAGATGCCTTCCCAATTTGGTCCTCAAAAAGTCCATTGGAAAGATCTCAGATCCTGAACAAACTGGCAGACCTGATTGAACATGATCTGGAAGCGTTTGCACAAGCGGAGTCAAAGGATCAGG GTAAAACTATTACATTTGCTAGGACAGTGGACATCCCTCGGGCAGTGCACAACTTCCGATTCTTCGCCTCTTCCATCCTTCATCACACAACAGAGTGCACTGAGATGGCAGCCGTGGGCTGCCTGCATTACACTTCGAGGACTCCTGTGGGAATTG GAATACCCCATGGAGTGGTGAACATGGTGTTTGGAACGGGTCCCAGGGCGGGAGAAGCTATTGTATGCCATCCTGACGTGCCGCTGATCTCCTTCACGGGAAGCACGCTCACGGCCCAACGTATCATAGAGAAAAGTGCGCCTCACTGCAAAAAGCTTTCCCTGGAACTGGGAGGCAAGAATCCCGCCCTCGTCTTTGATGATGCTGACTTGAATCAATGCATCCCCGCCACCGTGAGGTCCAGCTTTGCCAACCAG GGTGAGATCTGTCTCTGCACCTCCAGGATCTTTGTTCAGAAGGGCATATATAATGAGTTTTTGAAGAGATTTGTAGCAGAGACTAAGAAGTGGAAGGTTGGAAACCCCTCAGACCCTACTGTCGATGTGGGAGCATTAATAAGTAAAGAACATCTAGAAAAG GTAAGGAACTATGTGAAGAAAGCCCAGGCTGAAGGAGCCAATATCCTCTGTGGAGAAGGAGTGGATTCCTTGGAGCTCTCATCTGGCAACAAGAAAGGATATTTCATGCTGCCTACAATTATTACAGAAATCAAGGACGAATCTTGTTGCATGCAAGAAGAGATCTTTGGTCCTGTAACATGTGTGGTAGAGTTTGATACAGAAGAAGAAGTGATTGAAAGAGCCAACAGTGTCAAATATGGCTTGGCAGCCACTGTGTGGTCCAGCAATGTGAGCCGCGTTCATCGGGTGGCACAAAGACTACAGTCTGGATTGGTGTGGACCAACTGCTGGCTTGTTAGAGACCTGAACTTGCCATTTGGTGGGATGAAAGCCTCAGGTGTAGGAAGGGAAGGAGCAAAGGATTCCTACGAATTCTTCACTGAGGTCAAAACCATCACAATAAAGCACTAA
- the ALDH8A1 gene encoding 2-aminomuconic semialdehyde dehydrogenase isoform X3, with protein MSSSKTLLVLENFIAGKFVPCSSYIDSYNPSTGDVYCRVPDSGKEEVDAAVRAAKDAFPIWSSKSPLERSQILNKLADLIEHDLEAFAQAESKDQGKTITFARTVDIPRAVHNFRFFASSILHHTTECTEMAAVGCLHYTSRTPVGIAGLISPWNLPLYLLTWKIAPAIACGNTVVAKPSEMTSVTAWMMCKLFGKAGIPHGVVNMVFGTGPRAGEAIVCHPDVPLISFTGSTLTAQRIIEKSAPHCKKLSLELGGKNPALVFDDADLNQCIPATVRSSFANQVRNYVKKAQAEGANILCGEGVDSLELSSGNKKGYFMLPTIITEIKDESCCMQEEIFGPVTCVVEFDTEEEVIERANSVKYGLAATVWSSNVSRVHRVAQRLQSGLVWTNCWLVRDLNLPFGGMKASGVGREGAKDSYEFFTEVKTITIKH; from the exons ATGTCTTCCTCAAAGACTCTCTTAGTGCTGGAAAACTTTATAGCTGGCAAGTTTGTTCCTTGTTCCTCCTATATAGACTCCTATAATCCGTCAACAGGAGATGTCTACTGCAGGGTGCCGGACAGTGGCAAAGAAGAG GTGGATGCTGCTGTCAGAGCTGCCAAAGATGCCTTCCCAATTTGGTCCTCAAAAAGTCCATTGGAAAGATCTCAGATCCTGAACAAACTGGCAGACCTGATTGAACATGATCTGGAAGCGTTTGCACAAGCGGAGTCAAAGGATCAGG GTAAAACTATTACATTTGCTAGGACAGTGGACATCCCTCGGGCAGTGCACAACTTCCGATTCTTCGCCTCTTCCATCCTTCATCACACAACAGAGTGCACTGAGATGGCAGCCGTGGGCTGCCTGCATTACACTTCGAGGACTCCTGTGGGAATTG CTGGTTTAATCAGTCCTTGGAATTTGCCACTGTACTTGTTGACCTGGAAAATAGCTCCTGCCATTGCATGTGGAAATACTGTAGTTGCCAAGCCAAGTGAGATGACATCTGTCACAGCTTGGATGATGTGTAAGCTCTTTGGAAAAGCAG GAATACCCCATGGAGTGGTGAACATGGTGTTTGGAACGGGTCCCAGGGCGGGAGAAGCTATTGTATGCCATCCTGACGTGCCGCTGATCTCCTTCACGGGAAGCACGCTCACGGCCCAACGTATCATAGAGAAAAGTGCGCCTCACTGCAAAAAGCTTTCCCTGGAACTGGGAGGCAAGAATCCCGCCCTCGTCTTTGATGATGCTGACTTGAATCAATGCATCCCCGCCACCGTGAGGTCCAGCTTTGCCAACCAG GTAAGGAACTATGTGAAGAAAGCCCAGGCTGAAGGAGCCAATATCCTCTGTGGAGAAGGAGTGGATTCCTTGGAGCTCTCATCTGGCAACAAGAAAGGATATTTCATGCTGCCTACAATTATTACAGAAATCAAGGACGAATCTTGTTGCATGCAAGAAGAGATCTTTGGTCCTGTAACATGTGTGGTAGAGTTTGATACAGAAGAAGAAGTGATTGAAAGAGCCAACAGTGTCAAATATGGCTTGGCAGCCACTGTGTGGTCCAGCAATGTGAGCCGCGTTCATCGGGTGGCACAAAGACTACAGTCTGGATTGGTGTGGACCAACTGCTGGCTTGTTAGAGACCTGAACTTGCCATTTGGTGGGATGAAAGCCTCAGGTGTAGGAAGGGAAGGAGCAAAGGATTCCTACGAATTCTTCACTGAGGTCAAAACCATCACAATAAAGCACTAA